A genomic region of Spodoptera frugiperda isolate SF20-4 chromosome 31, AGI-APGP_CSIRO_Sfru_2.0, whole genome shotgun sequence contains the following coding sequences:
- the LOC118276111 gene encoding protein Aster-B isoform X3, producing MTSSELDSRNIAISMRKSVENLVISSQDAIGQSISQALTFSGVITQHANNIIPENRSVSRSPSPSPSTRDSRNTDSASEALDNDKTSESSVQMPSHAGGDSASISSGELAVTVVSATPTQNKDNPRLPNSAKAGDGSRTKKKSWYNALYPTYKSKSDDFKRLFKDLPDDERLIVDYSCALQKDILAHGRLYASQNYLCFYASIFGWETTMTTRWKDVTAITKEKTALVIPNAILVCTEGEKNFLTSFSGRDKAYLMLFRIWQNALMDQPMSSQEFWQWVHSSYGEELGFNSDEEGYGRDAIDDVPPLPNDTDQDLTDAATMDADDPRDQRDARDNRSRQGARAHDSSPPLVTNGDAEYREEEAGDTLPTDMSDTSDSEPDKPHNGGEMEKCTAAHDGKLILRQEFQFNIDNLFTMIFTNSKFNLEFLAVRGTTDYVQAPWQVQGGLKCRQISYTLGLTSGPIGPKEVQVTETQVMNKCSKPGMLYSIDSTSENAGIPYADYFSVQVHYCLQRVSDSITELSIYGHVKYKKSMWPMIKTFLEKNTISGLEDFARILESRLTSEADCAVPAARKARRHRRAPAVAGPEAAPAPGKLSAGGLAGARVSVSRTARPAPPRPAAATWLAALLALLLLINAALYYKLYYTDRSGYAFDIDDLQSRLSSGQGPAMAEWSAQLQAHARRQRGQLLAWRHALDRTVQHLAQTEQALTKLLETIKPSLEKAQKEAESREEL from the exons GAGCGTGTCCCGGTCGCCCTCCCCCTCCCCCTCAACCCGGGACTCCCGCAACACAGACAGCGCCAGTGAAGCCCTCGACAATGACAAG ACGAGCGAGAGTTCGGTGCAGATGCCGTCGCACGCGGGCGGCGACTCGGCGTCCATCTCGAGCGGCGAGCTCGCCGTCACCGTCGTCAGCGCCACGCCCACGCAGAACAAGGACAACCCCAGG CTGCCCAACTCCGCGAAGGCCGGGGACGGCAGCCGCACCAAGAAGAAGAGCTGGTACAACGCCCTCTACCCCACGTACAAGAGCAAGTCCGACGACTTCAAGCGGCTGTTCAAGGACCTACCTGATGATGAGCGGCTTATAGTCG ACTATTCGTGCGCGCTGCAGAAGGACATCCTGGCGCACGGGCGGCTGTACGCGTCGCAGAACTACCTGTGCTTCTACGCCAGCATCTTCGGCTGGGAGACCACCATGACCACGCGGTGGAAGGACGTCACGGCCATCACTAAGGAGAAGACTGCGCTC GTAATCCCCAACGCGATCCTAGTGTGCACAGAAGGGGAGAAGAACTTCCTAACATCGTTCTCCGGGCGAGACAAGGCGTACCTCATGCTGTTCCGGATCTGGCAGAATGCGCTCATGGACCAGCCCATGAGCAGCCAGGAGTTCTGGCAGTGG GTGCACAGCAGTTACGGTGAGGAGCTGGGCTTCAATTCTGACGAGGAGGGATACGGGCGCGACGCCATAGACGACGTGCCTCCGTTGCCAAACGACACTGATCAG GACCTCACGGACGCCGCCACCATGGACGCGGACGACCCGCGCGACCAGCGCGACGCGCGCGACAACCGCTCGCGACAGGGCGCGCGCGCGCACGACTCCTCGCCGCCGCTTG TGACGAATGGAGATGCGGAGTACCGCGAGGAGGAGGCGGGCGACACGTTACCTACCGACATGTCCGACACATCCGACAGCGAGCCCGACAAGCCACACAA TGGCGGTGAGATGGAGAAGTGCACAGCAGCCCACGACGGCAAGCTGATCCTGCGGCAGGAGTTCCAGTTCAACATCGACAACCTCTTCACCATGATCTTCACCAACTCCAAGTTCAACCTCGAGTTCCTCGCGGTCAGAGGCACCACAGACTATGTACAG GCTCCATGGCAGGTGCAGGGAGGTCTGAAGTGTCGACAGATCAGTTACACGCTCGGCCTCACGTCGGGACCCATAGGACCTAAGGAAGTACAGGTCACCGAGACACAG GTAATGAACAAGTGCTCGAAGCCGGGCATGCTGTACTCGATCGACTCGACGAGCGAGAACGCCGGCATCCCGTACGCGGACTACTTCAGCGTGCAGGTGCACTACTGCCTGCAGCGGGTCTCCGACTCCATCACCGAGCTCTCCATCTACGGACACGTCAAGTACAAGAAGAGCATGTGGCCTatgattaaaa CATTCCTGGAAAAGAACACGATATCAGGGTTGGAGGACTTTGCGCGCATCCTGGAGTCCCGGCTCACCAGCGAGGCAGACTGCGCCGTCCCCGCCGCCAGGAAGGCGCGCAGACATCGACGGGCGCCCG cGGTGGCGGGCCCGGaggctgcgccggcgccgggcAAGCTGTCTGCGGGCGGGCTGGCGGGGGCGCGCGTGTCGGTGTCGCGGACGGCGCGGCCTGCGCCCCCGCGGCCCGCCGCCGCCACGTGGCTGGCCGCGCTGCTGGCGCTGCTACTGCTCATCAACGCCGCGCTCTACTACAAGCTCTACTACACCGACAGGAGCGGATACGCCTTCGACATCGATGACTTACAGAGCAG ACTGAGTAGTGGGCAAGGGCCGGCGATGGCGGAGTGGTCGGCGCAGCTGCAGGCGCACGCGCGGCGCCAGCGGGGACAACTGCTCGCCTGGAGGCACGCGCTCGACCGGACCGTGCAGCATCTCGCACAG ACGGAGCAGGCGCTGACGAAGCTCTTAGAGACGATAAAACCGTCGCTGGAAAAGGCGCAAAAAGAAGCGGAGTCGAGAGAGGAGCTCTGA
- the LOC118276111 gene encoding protein Aster-B isoform X1, which yields MTSSELDSRNIAISMRKSVENLVISSQDAIGQSISQALTFSGVITQHANNIIPENRSVSRSPSPSPSTRDSRNTDSASEALDNDKTSESSVQMPSHAGGDSASISSGELAVTVVSATPTQNKDNPRLPNSAKAGDGSRTKKKSWYNALYPTYKSKSDDFKRLFKDLPDDERLIVDYSCALQKDILAHGRLYASQNYLCFYASIFGWETTMTTRWKDVTAITKEKTALVIPNAILVCTEGEKNFLTSFSGRDKAYLMLFRIWQNALMDQPMSSQEFWQWVHSSYGEELGFNSDEEGYGRDAIDDVPPLPNDTDQPSESSGNNAWYLSVQDLTDAATMDADDPRDQRDARDNRSRQGARAHDSSPPLVTNGDAEYREEEAGDTLPTDMSDTSDSEPDKPHNGGEMEKCTAAHDGKLILRQEFQFNIDNLFTMIFTNSKFNLEFLAVRGTTDYVQAPWQVQGGLKCRQISYTLGLTSGPIGPKEVQVTETQVMNKCSKPGMLYSIDSTSENAGIPYADYFSVQVHYCLQRVSDSITELSIYGHVKYKKSMWPMIKTFLEKNTISGLEDFARILESRLTSEADCAVPAARKARRHRRAPAVAGPEAAPAPGKLSAGGLAGARVSVSRTARPAPPRPAAATWLAALLALLLLINAALYYKLYYTDRSGYAFDIDDLQSRLSSGQGPAMAEWSAQLQAHARRQRGQLLAWRHALDRTVQHLAQTEQALTKLLETIKPSLEKAQKEAESREEL from the exons GAGCGTGTCCCGGTCGCCCTCCCCCTCCCCCTCAACCCGGGACTCCCGCAACACAGACAGCGCCAGTGAAGCCCTCGACAATGACAAG ACGAGCGAGAGTTCGGTGCAGATGCCGTCGCACGCGGGCGGCGACTCGGCGTCCATCTCGAGCGGCGAGCTCGCCGTCACCGTCGTCAGCGCCACGCCCACGCAGAACAAGGACAACCCCAGG CTGCCCAACTCCGCGAAGGCCGGGGACGGCAGCCGCACCAAGAAGAAGAGCTGGTACAACGCCCTCTACCCCACGTACAAGAGCAAGTCCGACGACTTCAAGCGGCTGTTCAAGGACCTACCTGATGATGAGCGGCTTATAGTCG ACTATTCGTGCGCGCTGCAGAAGGACATCCTGGCGCACGGGCGGCTGTACGCGTCGCAGAACTACCTGTGCTTCTACGCCAGCATCTTCGGCTGGGAGACCACCATGACCACGCGGTGGAAGGACGTCACGGCCATCACTAAGGAGAAGACTGCGCTC GTAATCCCCAACGCGATCCTAGTGTGCACAGAAGGGGAGAAGAACTTCCTAACATCGTTCTCCGGGCGAGACAAGGCGTACCTCATGCTGTTCCGGATCTGGCAGAATGCGCTCATGGACCAGCCCATGAGCAGCCAGGAGTTCTGGCAGTGG GTGCACAGCAGTTACGGTGAGGAGCTGGGCTTCAATTCTGACGAGGAGGGATACGGGCGCGACGCCATAGACGACGTGCCTCCGTTGCCAAACGACACTGATCAG CCGAGCGAGAGCAGCGGCAACAACGCGTGGTACTTGTCTGTGCAGGACCTCACGGACGCCGCCACCATGGACGCGGACGACCCGCGCGACCAGCGCGACGCGCGCGACAACCGCTCGCGACAGGGCGCGCGCGCGCACGACTCCTCGCCGCCGCTTG TGACGAATGGAGATGCGGAGTACCGCGAGGAGGAGGCGGGCGACACGTTACCTACCGACATGTCCGACACATCCGACAGCGAGCCCGACAAGCCACACAA TGGCGGTGAGATGGAGAAGTGCACAGCAGCCCACGACGGCAAGCTGATCCTGCGGCAGGAGTTCCAGTTCAACATCGACAACCTCTTCACCATGATCTTCACCAACTCCAAGTTCAACCTCGAGTTCCTCGCGGTCAGAGGCACCACAGACTATGTACAG GCTCCATGGCAGGTGCAGGGAGGTCTGAAGTGTCGACAGATCAGTTACACGCTCGGCCTCACGTCGGGACCCATAGGACCTAAGGAAGTACAGGTCACCGAGACACAG GTAATGAACAAGTGCTCGAAGCCGGGCATGCTGTACTCGATCGACTCGACGAGCGAGAACGCCGGCATCCCGTACGCGGACTACTTCAGCGTGCAGGTGCACTACTGCCTGCAGCGGGTCTCCGACTCCATCACCGAGCTCTCCATCTACGGACACGTCAAGTACAAGAAGAGCATGTGGCCTatgattaaaa CATTCCTGGAAAAGAACACGATATCAGGGTTGGAGGACTTTGCGCGCATCCTGGAGTCCCGGCTCACCAGCGAGGCAGACTGCGCCGTCCCCGCCGCCAGGAAGGCGCGCAGACATCGACGGGCGCCCG cGGTGGCGGGCCCGGaggctgcgccggcgccgggcAAGCTGTCTGCGGGCGGGCTGGCGGGGGCGCGCGTGTCGGTGTCGCGGACGGCGCGGCCTGCGCCCCCGCGGCCCGCCGCCGCCACGTGGCTGGCCGCGCTGCTGGCGCTGCTACTGCTCATCAACGCCGCGCTCTACTACAAGCTCTACTACACCGACAGGAGCGGATACGCCTTCGACATCGATGACTTACAGAGCAG ACTGAGTAGTGGGCAAGGGCCGGCGATGGCGGAGTGGTCGGCGCAGCTGCAGGCGCACGCGCGGCGCCAGCGGGGACAACTGCTCGCCTGGAGGCACGCGCTCGACCGGACCGTGCAGCATCTCGCACAG ACGGAGCAGGCGCTGACGAAGCTCTTAGAGACGATAAAACCGTCGCTGGAAAAGGCGCAAAAAGAAGCGGAGTCGAGAGAGGAGCTCTGA
- the LOC118276111 gene encoding protein Aster-B isoform X8 has protein sequence MTSSELDSRNIAISMRKSVENLVISSQDAIGQSISQALTFSGVITQHANNIIPENRSVSRSPSPSPSTRDSRNTDSASEALDNDKTSESSVQMPSHAGGDSASISSGELAVTVVSATPTQNKDNPRLPNSAKAGDGSRTKKKSWYNALYPTYKSKSDDFKRLFKDLPDDERLIVDYSCALQKDILAHGRLYASQNYLCFYASIFGWETTMTTRWKDVTAITKEKTALVIPNAILVCTEGEKNFLTSFSGRDKAYLMLFRIWQNALMDQPMSSQEFWQWVHSSYGEELGFNSDEEGYGRDAIDDVPPLPNDTDQPSESSGNNAWYLSVQDLTDAATMDADDPRDQRDARDNRSRQGARAHDSSPPLVTNGDAEYREEEAGDTLPTDMSDTSDSEPDKPHNGGEMEKCTAAHDGKLILRQEFQFNIDNLFTMIFTNSKFNLEFLAVRGTTDYVQAPWQVQGGLKCRQISYTLGLTSGPIGPKEVQVTETQVMNKCSKPGMLYSIDSTSENAGIPYADYFSVQVHYCLQRVSDSITELSIYGHVKYKKSMWPMIKTFLEKNTISGLEDFARILESRLTSEADCAVPAARKARRHRRAPVCAMWGAGPPAGLLAPRAAYCRPVYPFCPSTATRQ, from the exons GAGCGTGTCCCGGTCGCCCTCCCCCTCCCCCTCAACCCGGGACTCCCGCAACACAGACAGCGCCAGTGAAGCCCTCGACAATGACAAG ACGAGCGAGAGTTCGGTGCAGATGCCGTCGCACGCGGGCGGCGACTCGGCGTCCATCTCGAGCGGCGAGCTCGCCGTCACCGTCGTCAGCGCCACGCCCACGCAGAACAAGGACAACCCCAGG CTGCCCAACTCCGCGAAGGCCGGGGACGGCAGCCGCACCAAGAAGAAGAGCTGGTACAACGCCCTCTACCCCACGTACAAGAGCAAGTCCGACGACTTCAAGCGGCTGTTCAAGGACCTACCTGATGATGAGCGGCTTATAGTCG ACTATTCGTGCGCGCTGCAGAAGGACATCCTGGCGCACGGGCGGCTGTACGCGTCGCAGAACTACCTGTGCTTCTACGCCAGCATCTTCGGCTGGGAGACCACCATGACCACGCGGTGGAAGGACGTCACGGCCATCACTAAGGAGAAGACTGCGCTC GTAATCCCCAACGCGATCCTAGTGTGCACAGAAGGGGAGAAGAACTTCCTAACATCGTTCTCCGGGCGAGACAAGGCGTACCTCATGCTGTTCCGGATCTGGCAGAATGCGCTCATGGACCAGCCCATGAGCAGCCAGGAGTTCTGGCAGTGG GTGCACAGCAGTTACGGTGAGGAGCTGGGCTTCAATTCTGACGAGGAGGGATACGGGCGCGACGCCATAGACGACGTGCCTCCGTTGCCAAACGACACTGATCAG CCGAGCGAGAGCAGCGGCAACAACGCGTGGTACTTGTCTGTGCAGGACCTCACGGACGCCGCCACCATGGACGCGGACGACCCGCGCGACCAGCGCGACGCGCGCGACAACCGCTCGCGACAGGGCGCGCGCGCGCACGACTCCTCGCCGCCGCTTG TGACGAATGGAGATGCGGAGTACCGCGAGGAGGAGGCGGGCGACACGTTACCTACCGACATGTCCGACACATCCGACAGCGAGCCCGACAAGCCACACAA TGGCGGTGAGATGGAGAAGTGCACAGCAGCCCACGACGGCAAGCTGATCCTGCGGCAGGAGTTCCAGTTCAACATCGACAACCTCTTCACCATGATCTTCACCAACTCCAAGTTCAACCTCGAGTTCCTCGCGGTCAGAGGCACCACAGACTATGTACAG GCTCCATGGCAGGTGCAGGGAGGTCTGAAGTGTCGACAGATCAGTTACACGCTCGGCCTCACGTCGGGACCCATAGGACCTAAGGAAGTACAGGTCACCGAGACACAG GTAATGAACAAGTGCTCGAAGCCGGGCATGCTGTACTCGATCGACTCGACGAGCGAGAACGCCGGCATCCCGTACGCGGACTACTTCAGCGTGCAGGTGCACTACTGCCTGCAGCGGGTCTCCGACTCCATCACCGAGCTCTCCATCTACGGACACGTCAAGTACAAGAAGAGCATGTGGCCTatgattaaaa CATTCCTGGAAAAGAACACGATATCAGGGTTGGAGGACTTTGCGCGCATCCTGGAGTCCCGGCTCACCAGCGAGGCAGACTGCGCCGTCCCCGCCGCCAGGAAGGCGCGCAGACATCGACGGGCGCCCG TGTGTGCGATGTGGGGGGCGGGCCCCCCGGCCGGGCTGCtggcgccgcgcgccgcctACTGCCGCCCGGTCTACCCTTTCTGTCCCAGTACAGCGACAAGACAATAA